One Kazachstania africana CBS 2517 chromosome 9, complete genome genomic region harbors:
- the KAFR0I02955 gene encoding uncharacterized protein: MRFFSLFCFASFIVVALATVPDYDYIHLIVTTAYAYFPDDKLVVIKAAWWASFVASSSTTIEAAIDTRSICKNNHEDSASLDCASSVSNLATSLVLNLISIYIHWYFEGIPNGTLKGVKSTAVRRRQFKHWKALMVCMTYLMLLIYYLITILNQSPENSTKLTTH; the protein is encoded by the coding sequence ATGcgttttttttctttattttgctTTGCTTCTTTTATTGTTGTTGCCCTTGCAACAGTTCCCGATTATGATTACATTCATTTAATTGTCACGACGGCTTATGCCTATTTTCCGGACGATAAACTTGTTGTAATAAAAGCAGCGTGGTGGGCTTCTTTTGTCGCATCATCCAGTACAACTATTGAAGCTGCGATAGACACACGTAGTATCTGTAAGAATAACCATGAGGATTCTGCATCTCTAGATTGTGCAAGTTCGGTAAGTAATTTGGCGACAAGTCTCGTTCTTAatttaatatcaatataCATTCACTGGTATTTTGAAGGAATACCAAATGGAACGTTAAAAGGTGTCAAATCCACTGCAGTTAGAAGAAGGCAGTTTAAGCATTGGAAAGCACTAATGGTCTGTATGACCTATCTTATGTTGctgatttattatttgatcaCCATTCTCAATCAGAGTCCGGAAAATAGTACCAAATTGACAACCCATTAG